From the genome of Gemmatimonadota bacterium:
CCTTCCGGGCTGCACGCGCCTTCGGCCACGCCGGACGGCAAGGGCGGACTCGTCGCGATCTTCAACATGAACCACGGCAAGCCGACGGAGGGGTGGAACCAGATCATGTCCTTGCCCCGGCGCCTGACCGTCGACGGCGACGAACTGTACCAGGAACCGGTCGAGGCCCTCGAATCGCTGCGGGAAGCCCCGGTCCGGTTCGACGGCTTCAACCTCCCGGCCAACCAGGAGGTCGTGCTGCCCGCGCCGGAGGGCGGCAACACCATGGAGTTCGAGTTGGAGATCGACCCGGGTTCGTCGCCCATGGTGGAGATGAACGTGCTTCGGTCGCCGGACCGGGAGGAGTTCACGCGCATCGCCTTCTACCGGGGCCGCGGGTTCCATGGCGGGAGCCTGCTTTCCGTCGATACCTCCTACGCGTCCTCCGCGCCCGACGTGATGTCCCGCGCGCCCGAGACCGCGCCACTGGCGCTGGAGGAGGAGGAAACGCTGAAACTGCGGGTGTTCGTGGACCGGAGCGTCGTGGAGGTATTCGCCAACGGCCGCCAGTGTGTCGCGCTGCGCGTCTACCCCGACCGGCCGGACAGCACGGGCGTGTCCTTCCGCTCCCAGGGCGTCGACAGCCGGGTCCGGTCGCTCCGGGCCTACAAGATGAAATCGATATGGGTTTGAACCGCCCGTAGCCCAGGAGGGAAGCATGGCCACCGTGGATGGCATCGAATTGCGGCAGCTCGTCTGCAACAACGCCTTCGAACCCCGATGGGAATCCTATACGCTGGACGATCTCGATCCCGACGAAGTCCGTGTCCGCAGCGAACTCACCGCGGCGAAACACGGGACGGAGAAGGGCGAGATCACGGGAGAATCCATCTATTGCAGCGTGCCCATGGATCCGGACGGCCGGGTCTTCGACCGGTCGCGGACCCATTCTTACGACCCGACGACGTGGAAACCCGTGGGCAATACGACCGTGGGTACGGTCATGGCCACAGGCAGCGAAGTCGAAGACGTGAAGGAGGGCGACCGGGTATATGGTTACGGGGGATTCAGGCCGGTTCACCAGGGCCGTCACTTCAAGCCGCTGCTTCCCGGATTCACCGAAGAAGCCGCCTGCTGCATGGATCCCGCCGACTTCGCCCTGGCGGCCGTGCGGGACGGGCAGGTGCGGATTGGCGAGCGGGTCATCGTCTTCGGCATGGGCGCCATCGGGCTCTTCACCGTCCAGTTGGCCCGGCTGTCCGGCGCGGTCGACGTGGTGGCGGTGGACCCGATCGCCCGCCGGCGCGAACTGGCACTGCGGCACGGCGCGACCAGGGCGGTCGATCCGAAGGAGGTCGGCGAATTCGGCATGGCGTCCCGCGAATGGCTCGAACACGGCGCGGATGTCGCAATCGAGGCCAGCGGGAGTTACCACGCGCTCAACCAGGCGATCCGGGCCACCCGGTACGCCGGGCGGGTGGTGCCCCTGGCCTTCTACCTGGGAGACGCGAAGGGACTTTACCTCGGCGAGGAGTTCCACTTCAACCAGATCGACATCGTCTCGGCGCGGGCCTGCAGCCGCCCGCAGCGAAACCTGTTCTGGGAGGAGGACCGGATCTTCGAAATCCTGGTCCGCCTCTTCCGGGAGGGCACGCTCCATCCACACGGTCTGCCCGATCCCGTCGTGACACCCGACGAATTGCCGGAAGCGTACGGCAAGATGCGGCACGCGCCGGATGAAGTGATCAAGGTAGCCGTAAGGTGGCCGTAAGCCGGCCGTAAGGTCGCCCCGTAGGGAGGCCGTAAGCCGGCCGTAAGGTATCGAGGAATCGGAGGAAGAGGTCCATGGCCCTGGAAAAGCAACTGACGAGCGCGGCGTGGTCCGGCGACCTGGACGCCGCGAAAGCCCTGCTGAAGGAAGACCCGGAGGCCGCCCGGCACTGGCAACCCGTCATGACGGCCGCATTCACGGGGAGTACGGAGATCGTCAGGCTGCTGGTCGAACACGGCGCCGATCCCAACGTGATCAGCCGCAACAACCATCGGCACCGGCCGCTGCATCGCGTGCTGGAACACAAGAAGACGATTCCCAAGGGTCCGCACCACGTGGAAACCGTGCGCGCCCTCCTCGAACACGGCGCGCGCATCGACCTGCGGGGCGGCCACGGCCGCATGACGGCGCCCTGTCTCGCCGCCGTGGGTGGGGAGATCCAGTTCCTGCCGGTGCTCCGCGAATACATCGAGGACTGGGATATATTCACCAGCGTGGCCCTGGGCGAGGCGGATCGCGTCCGGGCGCTTTTAGACGAAAACGAAAGCCTGGTCGACGCGGTGGACGAGAACCGGTGGCGGCCCCTGAACTACGCCGCGGCTTCCGGCGCGGGCCGGGACGACGCGGAGGTCGCCGCCCGTCTTGAAGCGATCGTCGTGTTGCTCCTGCAGCGGGGCGCCGAGGTCAACCGGCCTCCTCCTCCGCTGACCTCCGCCATCGGCAACCGGGCCATGATGCAGGCGATGCTGGACGCCGGCGCGAAACCCGGTCCCGGCCTGGTCAACGCCTTGTGGAGCGTGGACTACGATTCGGTGGAAATGCTGCTGGCGGCCGGGGCGGACATCCGGCATCCCGCGGTGGACGACACCCTGAGCGAACTGGTGCAGTACGGCACCTACAACATGGCCCGTTTCCTGGTCGACCGCGGCGCCAACGTGAACGCCGTCGACGATCATCGCGGACGCACCGCGCTGCACTGGGCCGCCGTCCGCGGCGCAGGGAAGCCATTCGTCACCTACCTGCTCGACCAGGGCGCGGACCCGTCCATCCGGGACCGGGACGGCGCCACGGCGCTGGACATTGCCCGCGAGAAGAAGAGGAAGGCGATAGAATCCATGCTCCTGGAAAGAGGGCGCGGAGGATGAGGATACGCCGGGCCGGCGAAGACGACTTCGAAGCCATCTGGTCCATCTTCCACCGGGTCGTCCGGTCGGCCGACACCTATCCGTATCCGCCCGACACGGACAGGGACCAGGCCCGCGCGCTGTGGACGGCGCCGCCGAACCGGACCTACGTAGCGCTGGAAGGCCGCGAGGTGGTGGGCACCTACTATATCCGGCCCAACCAGCCGGGACAGGGCGCCCACGTGGCGAACGCGGGGTTCATGGTCGATCCGGACATCCAGGGCCGCGGCGTCGGGCGGTCCATGGGCATCCACGCCCTCGAAGAGGCGCGCCGCGCGGGATTCCTGTCCATGCAGTTCAACATGGTCGTCGGCACGAACCACCGGGCCGTCGCACTCTGGCGGGACCTGGGGTTCTCGATAGTCGGCACCGTACCGGCCGCGTTCGACCATCCCGAGCACGGCCTCGTGGATGCACACATCATGTACCGGAAGTTGCAGGAACCCGACCCATGAAGCGGAACCTGATCGCCGTCCTGGTCAGCCTCGCGGTCCTGTCCGGCCTCGCGGTCCTGACCGGCATCGCCGCCTGTACCGAACCGACGAATTCGAGCACCAGTCCCACCGATACGCAGGCGGGGAACGACACCACGGCGGTCGCGGCAAAGTCCTATACCTACGAGGTGGTCCGGTCGTTCCCCCACGATACCGGCGCCTTTACCCAGGGCCTGGCGATCAATGGCGAAACGCTGTACGAGAGTACTGGGAACTACGGCCAGTCCTCCCTGCGCCAGGTGGCGCTGCAGACCGGCGAAGTGGAACGGGTCCGCCGGCTGTCCGCGACGATCTTCGGGGAAGGGCTCGCCCTCTACGACGACAAGATCATCCAACTCACCTGGAAATCGGGTGTCGGGTTCATCTACGACCGGGAGCGCTTCGAACTGCTGCGGAGCGTGTCCTATCCCGGCGAGGGATGGGGCATCGCCTACGACGGCGCGCAGTTCATCATGACCGACGGCTCATCCAACCTGTACTTCCGCGACAAGGTGACCTTCGCGGAGACCGGCCGGGTGGTCGTGCGGGACGGGGACGGCCCGGTGCGCAACCTGAACGAACTGGAGTACGTGAAGGGCGAGGTCTACGCCAATATCTGGCAGGAGGACCGCATCGCCCGCATCGATCCCGAAACGGGCCGGGTCACGGGGTGGATCGACCTGGAGGGATTGCTCGAATCGGGCGGTCAGCATGGACTCGGCGAGGGGGGCGGCACGGTGGATGTGCTCAACGGCATCGCCTACGATGCCACGGGGGACCGGCTGTTCGTCACCGGCAAGTATTGGCCCCGGCTCTTCGAGATCCGGCTGGTCGAAAAACAGGACCCCTCCGGGTAACCGTTTACCCGGCCGATCCTGCCCTGTTCGACCAACGGATCTCTGTTTTCTTTGTCTTAGAACCTGGCGGAAATGGTGAACTTGGTGATGTCCTGCAGCGTCGAACTCGTGGTGTAGCTGAAGTCGATGCGGTACATATTCCACTGTAGGCCGCCGCCGAACGTGGGCGTTTTCACATCGCCTTCCGCGTCGTGCACGTACCCCGTCCGAAGCGCGATCAGATCCTGGTACCAGTATTCCAGCCCGACGTTCAGGATGTTACCGCTGTCCTTCAGTAGCATGCGGTTGAGGTCGACGGCAAGCAGCAGGCTGTTCGACTCGTCTTCGAGCGCTTTGAGCGCGGCGCCCACCTTTAGGTTCCGGGAAAGCGGGTCTCCCTGATTCGAATCCGTGTACTTGATTTCCGTCCCCAGGTTCTGAAGGACGCCGGCCACGGTGAACCGGGGCATGACGCGGGCGGTAACGCCGACGTCCAGGGCGAAGCTCGTGCCCACCCCGTCGTCCTCGTCGGACAGGGCGCTCCGGATGATCTTCAGATTGGAACCGACCCCAAGGCGGTCGTTGATCAGGGCGCCATACGAGAGGGACACCGCCATGTCCGAACTCTTGAACGTCCCCTGGCTGTCCCCTGTCGCGCTCACCCTCTGTTGTTCACCCAGCGAAAGATAAGGCACGCTGACTCCGAAGGTCCCGATGCCTTCGACCGGATGCACGTAGGAGAAGTGCAGGTAGTAGAGATCGTCCGCCAGGTAAGGCAACCATTTGAAATAGGTTCCCGACACACCGCTGTACTCGAGGAATCCCAGTCCGCCCGGATTCCACGCGGGGACCTGGGCACCCAGGGCGTGGGCGACGCCGGTCTCGCCCATGGCCGTGGACCGCGCGTCGGGGGCGATCTGCAGGAACAGGCCGCCGGCCTGCCCGACACCGGCCTGGGATTGCCCGGCCGGAATCGCCAGCAGCGTTGCGATGAGCAGGTAGCTTAGTTTTCTCACGTGTTCTCCTTCATACCAATCTCCCCTTTTTATCCCTCCAGGACAACTGAATTTCTACCGATCGCGTCGGTCATCGAGATCCTCAGCGATAAATGCACGGCGTCCTGCCCGGCCCGTGCCGGGACCATGCGTTACAGATCGATTATAATATAATGGAGGAGTATGACGAATCTATGACGGTGAAATGAAAATCCGGTGGTGGGCGGTTTCAGGGCGGAAGGAGCCGTGGTGGGTTGGGATTAAGTCAGGTCGGTCAGCGGATTAATCTGGTTGTCAATGAAATCGGTTTTAAGGCCTAAATGGTACGTATTCAGCGGTGTAAGTTATGCTGTCCTGCTCGACTTCCTCAAAAAGAAAAGAATGCCGATATCGCTTCTGAGGCATGTCACTTACAGGTTTGTCGACACGAAGACCTCTCCATACTATTCTCCGATCCAGTTGCGCCAGGTCGCGAATCTGTCCCGATACATCTATGCCGAGAATGAGTGTGTGGGGTTCATAGCTTTGGGACAGTACGATGTATTGATCCGTCATCAGCATCAAACCATAACTGAAGTAGGCATCAAAGTTAAGCGTCCAAAGCACATCGCGGGTGTCCGAATTGACCATGATCAATTGATACTGTTGAGGTTCGATACCGATCCCTCTAATCCATTGAAACCGTTCAATTAAAAGATACCTGCTATTGGGACTGAAACCAATTGGGCTGAATTTTACCGCAGCGTCGTTTCTGTTCGGCATCTTTCTCATGTCATTCCACAGCGTACGACCTTCCCGATCGAACATCACCGTATGCTTAAAACTAGGACTTGGACCGTCAAAGCTACTGTCGCTTACGGAAACCAATAGCTTTGTCCCATCTTTGGATGTCGTAAGATTCCACGACAGGTGATGGTAGTGTCTCCATCTTGGCCGTTCTGGCACCAACCACTTGATGGGTATGGTTAGCGCATGTTCTCCCGTGGCCAATTCCACTATGGTCAGTACCGGGTTTCTATTGGCTATGTTAATGTATGCAACCTCATTCGAGCCTAGGTCCGCAATATCCATTGCTTCGACTTCATGTGTCCATAATGTTCTGCCGGAATCAGTTTCGTACACTTTTACGGGCGTAGGGTGGGTACCTTCATTCCTGTAGACGCCCGATATCATATAGTCCCCTGTACTGGAGAACCGTAGATCGTACTCAGGGTGTTTCATGAGACGTGGAAATCCCCACTCGGAGTCAACGACGACTATTAAATGACTGATTCTTTCTGATGAATGGCTTACTCCATTGGCAAACATGATGAAACGGCCATCCAATGAAGACTTCAGGTAGTTCCGGAAGAGTCCAACTTGACTAGGTCGATCTCTTACATAGTACTTTCTAGATAATGGAGTGAATTCCCATAACGTCGTATTGTTATGGTCCAGAGCACGTATCGTCTGATTGTCGGCCGACAATAGAACAAGGCCTGTCTCCGACAGTACCGGCGGCGTGTACTCTGAATAAGCCGACCGTTCGACGCGGAATTGTTTATCCTGTTCCGCACCGGCTATCGCTTCGTCCAACTGTGATATAGTCCGGGGATCAAGATCATACTGGACTTGACCGGCGAAAACGTTCCCTTCGAACAGTAGTAACACAACGAAGCCTGCTACCCACGTCAGTCTATGCATCCTAAAACCTATACCTTGGTTGACGGGCGAAATGAGAAATACGGTTCGGTGTGTAAGATTCGTTCGCTCAAGTAATCAACAACGATACTATATCTGAATGATACGAACTTAACCCGCACGTGTTCCCAATTTCAAGCGTACATGACTTTGGTGACGATCTGGAGTGTGCGTCGTAGTGGACTTCACCCCGGCACGTCCACCCACCTCCGGGACGCCGCCGCCTCGAGGATGGCCTCCGCCACGACCTGCGCGCGCATGCCGTGGTAGAAGGAAGGCACGCAGTCCCGTCCCTCGCGGATGGCGCAGACGAACTCCCAGGCCTGGTCGAAGCGAAAGGTCTGGGCGGGGTCGCCTTCTCTGGGGTCGCGGGGGGAACCGGGCAGGGCGAGGAAGCGCTTCGGGACGCTGCGCCGCCGGTATTTCTCCCGCCGCGGTCCGGCCTGGATGGCAAAGGGGGTGTGTAGCCGGTAGGCGGCTGAGCCTTCGCTTCCGTTCAACTCGCAGAGGTCATGGTCGCCGGCGCGCCCGTGGCCTTTGGTCAGTTTGCCCATCTCGAACACGCCCGTGGTCCCCGATTCGAACTCGGCGATCCAGGCTACCCAGTCCTCCACGTCCTGCGGCTCGCAGGGCCGCCCGTCCTCCGTGCGGTCCCGGGGAACGACCTGCTTGAGCGACGCGCACACCGACCGGATCGGACCGAGCAGGTCCTCGGCGAAGTCGATGCGGTGGATGCCCATGTCGCCGAGTTCTCCCGTCGCCGCCATGCGCCGGTACTGGCGCCATCCCACGGAATGCTCCCCCCAGTCCTGGAGACGCTGGAAGCGCGCGTGGCGTATCTCGCCGAGCTGTCCTTCGTCGACCAGGTGCTTCAGGTAGCGCATGCCGGGCACGAACCGGTAGGTAAAGGCGGTCATGTGCCGGACGCCGGCGTCCCGGGCGGACTCGTACATGTCGACGGTCTCCGCGACGGTCATGCCGATGGGTTTCTCACACAGCACGTGACAGCCCGCGGCGACGGCTTTGAGCACGATATCGCGGTGGTACACGTTCGGCACGGCGACGGTCACGGCGTCCGGCCTGACGGCGGCCAGGAACCGGTCCACGTCCGTGAAACCGGCCGCGACGCCCCACTGTGCCTGCCTGCGGGCTAGCAGATCCTCGTCCACC
Proteins encoded in this window:
- a CDS encoding zinc-binding alcohol dehydrogenase, with translation MATVDGIELRQLVCNNAFEPRWESYTLDDLDPDEVRVRSELTAAKHGTEKGEITGESIYCSVPMDPDGRVFDRSRTHSYDPTTWKPVGNTTVGTVMATGSEVEDVKEGDRVYGYGGFRPVHQGRHFKPLLPGFTEEAACCMDPADFALAAVRDGQVRIGERVIVFGMGAIGLFTVQLARLSGAVDVVAVDPIARRRELALRHGATRAVDPKEVGEFGMASREWLEHGADVAIEASGSYHALNQAIRATRYAGRVVPLAFYLGDAKGLYLGEEFHFNQIDIVSARACSRPQRNLFWEEDRIFEILVRLFREGTLHPHGLPDPVVTPDELPEAYGKMRHAPDEVIKVAVRWP
- a CDS encoding GNAT family N-acetyltransferase, which gives rise to MRIRRAGEDDFEAIWSIFHRVVRSADTYPYPPDTDRDQARALWTAPPNRTYVALEGREVVGTYYIRPNQPGQGAHVANAGFMVDPDIQGRGVGRSMGIHALEEARRAGFLSMQFNMVVGTNHRAVALWRDLGFSIVGTVPAAFDHPEHGLVDAHIMYRKLQEPDP
- a CDS encoding glutaminyl-peptide cyclotransferase; this translates as MKRNLIAVLVSLAVLSGLAVLTGIAACTEPTNSSTSPTDTQAGNDTTAVAAKSYTYEVVRSFPHDTGAFTQGLAINGETLYESTGNYGQSSLRQVALQTGEVERVRRLSATIFGEGLALYDDKIIQLTWKSGVGFIYDRERFELLRSVSYPGEGWGIAYDGAQFIMTDGSSNLYFRDKVTFAETGRVVVRDGDGPVRNLNELEYVKGEVYANIWQEDRIARIDPETGRVTGWIDLEGLLESGGQHGLGEGGGTVDVLNGIAYDATGDRLFVTGKYWPRLFEIRLVEKQDPSG
- a CDS encoding PorV/PorQ family protein, encoding MRKLSYLLIATLLAIPAGQSQAGVGQAGGLFLQIAPDARSTAMGETGVAHALGAQVPAWNPGGLGFLEYSGVSGTYFKWLPYLADDLYYLHFSYVHPVEGIGTFGVSVPYLSLGEQQRVSATGDSQGTFKSSDMAVSLSYGALINDRLGVGSNLKIIRSALSDEDDGVGTSFALDVGVTARVMPRFTVAGVLQNLGTEIKYTDSNQGDPLSRNLKVGAALKALEDESNSLLLAVDLNRMLLKDSGNILNVGLEYWYQDLIALRTGYVHDAEGDVKTPTFGGGLQWNMYRIDFSYTTSSTLQDITKFTISARF
- a CDS encoding Gfo/Idh/MocA family oxidoreductase, with the protein product MSAGKIRIGLIGLGSVCEFVHYPGFSRIPGVEIAGLCEVDEDLLARRQAQWGVAAGFTDVDRFLAAVRPDAVTVAVPNVYHRDIVLKAVAAGCHVLCEKPIGMTVAETVDMYESARDAGVRHMTAFTYRFVPGMRYLKHLVDEGQLGEIRHARFQRLQDWGEHSVGWRQYRRMAATGELGDMGIHRIDFAEDLLGPIRSVCASLKQVVPRDRTEDGRPCEPQDVEDWVAWIAEFESGTTGVFEMGKLTKGHGRAGDHDLCELNGSEGSAAYRLHTPFAIQAGPRREKYRRRSVPKRFLALPGSPRDPREGDPAQTFRFDQAWEFVCAIREGRDCVPSFYHGMRAQVVAEAILEAAASRRWVDVPG